Proteins encoded by one window of Sphingosinicella sp. BN140058:
- a CDS encoding site-specific integrase: protein MRVLRNVQRARVHLIKRSLTSDGPLPAGFPVLSWMRAGIDEDVFRYCRDRAFFEGMKMSTVVQECYVLADWLNWLARLGKEKAEAATSDYLKWDAIARSAGRLGPARQHRKQQVVWSFYHHLRSDSELGAATAGFFGQISNVRVSDSGVEEWSMKLRRRGGGTRRNPIVPSDEEVERVLDKLGEHDNPFLAERNFLIGQVEAKVGLRAMGAESLNIATLDAMLASEGIQVSGGSVGRLGSDKAEQIRIRMELSRLLRSGRSVMEAVVVEKGGKRREVEMPIDLAKRLLDHVWGRRYALVRNRRGAGRRHDGRLFLSFTDAAPLTRGTIKDLVKVAFVASGVRGSGHALRASYLTRKAIDLLQEARRRYGNNFSPEDLMSELARLAGHNHRKTLKSYLDVARLREAMLQDLD from the coding sequence ATGAGAGTCCTGAGAAACGTTCAAAGGGCCAGAGTCCACCTTATCAAAAGGTCGCTCACCAGTGATGGACCTCTGCCCGCCGGCTTCCCCGTGCTGAGTTGGATGCGTGCTGGGATCGACGAGGATGTCTTCCGGTACTGTCGTGATCGTGCCTTCTTTGAGGGCATGAAGATGAGCACGGTGGTGCAGGAGTGCTACGTACTGGCAGACTGGCTGAATTGGCTAGCTCGTCTCGGTAAGGAAAAAGCCGAGGCGGCAACCTCTGACTACCTAAAGTGGGACGCCATTGCGCGAAGCGCCGGCAGGCTTGGTCCCGCACGGCAGCACCGGAAGCAACAGGTGGTTTGGAGCTTCTACCACCATCTTCGAAGCGACTCTGAGCTCGGGGCAGCGACGGCCGGCTTCTTTGGTCAGATTTCGAATGTTCGTGTCTCGGACAGTGGCGTCGAAGAATGGTCGATGAAACTGCGTCGCCGCGGAGGGGGGACTCGTAGAAACCCGATCGTGCCGTCCGATGAAGAAGTTGAGCGAGTTCTTGATAAGCTAGGGGAGCACGATAACCCTTTCCTAGCAGAGCGGAACTTCCTGATCGGACAGGTGGAAGCGAAAGTCGGTCTCCGAGCGATGGGAGCTGAGAGTCTAAACATTGCCACTCTTGACGCTATGCTAGCTTCGGAAGGCATCCAGGTATCGGGGGGTAGTGTCGGTCGCCTCGGGTCGGACAAGGCGGAGCAGATACGCATTCGGATGGAATTGAGCAGGCTTCTTAGGTCTGGGCGGTCCGTTATGGAGGCCGTGGTCGTGGAGAAGGGAGGGAAGCGCCGCGAAGTTGAGATGCCGATTGACCTTGCAAAGAGGTTGCTGGACCATGTTTGGGGGCGACGGTACGCTCTCGTACGGAACAGGCGCGGAGCAGGGCGCCGGCACGACGGACGGCTGTTTCTCTCGTTCACAGACGCCGCGCCACTGACTCGAGGAACTATCAAGGATTTGGTGAAGGTTGCCTTCGTCGCTTCGGGAGTGAGGGGAAGTGGCCATGCCCTTCGCGCATCTTATCTCACGAGGAAAGCGATTGATCTTCTGCAAGAGGCTAGGCGCAGATACGGCAATAACTTCAGTCCAGAGGATTTGATGAGTGAACTTGCGCGGCTGGCTGGACATAACCACCGTAAGACATTGAAGTCCTACCTAGACGTCGCCCGATTGCGCGAGGCGATGCTCCAAGACTTGGACTGA
- a CDS encoding MFS transporter: MFVGQALSLIGSALTQFVLIWWITDTTGSVSALAIAGVVALLPQALLGPLGGTLADRWSRRAIMIAADLISAICMTVLIALFLTDTVALWHLFVMMFIRSAMQAFQQPAANASTAMLVPKSFLPRAAGLNQTLTGIMTVAAAPLGALAISLMPIGYALAIDVTTAVLGIVPLLVYSIPQTKEPSGQRPNLWREFREGFDFVWGNPGLRRLYCLLGAIVLVVMPSFTLVPLLVKEHFHGGASEVALIESVGGAGMIAGGLLVATVAPRRHVMWVLWGFAISCLSLALTALSPSAMFPAAVAWWALSGLTYIAGNAPFTALLQSMVPNHLQGRVLSLLATLMGLATPVGLGLATPLGELIGVRWLFVTLGILGAVVTLLGFLSPQLRNLRLSMGEAR, translated from the coding sequence GTGTTCGTTGGACAAGCTTTGTCGCTGATCGGCTCTGCACTCACCCAATTCGTACTGATCTGGTGGATCACAGACACGACCGGCAGCGTGTCCGCGCTTGCGATCGCAGGGGTGGTCGCGCTGCTTCCCCAGGCGCTTCTGGGTCCCTTGGGCGGCACCTTGGCCGATCGCTGGAGCCGGCGCGCCATCATGATCGCCGCCGACCTGATCAGTGCTATTTGCATGACGGTGTTGATCGCACTCTTTCTCACCGACACTGTCGCGCTCTGGCATCTGTTCGTGATGATGTTCATCCGCAGCGCCATGCAAGCATTTCAGCAACCGGCCGCGAATGCTAGCACGGCCATGCTCGTGCCGAAGAGCTTCCTTCCACGTGCGGCGGGCCTGAACCAGACACTCACGGGGATCATGACCGTAGCCGCTGCACCCCTCGGTGCCTTGGCAATCAGTCTCATGCCGATCGGTTATGCGCTCGCTATCGACGTAACTACAGCTGTGCTTGGGATCGTGCCGTTGCTCGTTTATTCGATTCCGCAGACGAAGGAACCGAGCGGGCAGAGACCTAACCTCTGGCGCGAGTTTCGCGAGGGCTTCGATTTCGTATGGGGAAACCCGGGTCTGCGCCGCTTGTATTGTCTGCTGGGCGCGATCGTCCTCGTCGTCATGCCATCCTTCACTCTCGTTCCACTTTTGGTAAAGGAGCATTTCCACGGTGGTGCGAGCGAAGTGGCGCTCATCGAGAGTGTCGGTGGCGCAGGGATGATCGCGGGTGGCCTGCTCGTGGCGACCGTCGCCCCGAGGCGACACGTCATGTGGGTTCTCTGGGGCTTCGCAATTTCTTGCCTGAGCCTCGCCCTTACGGCCTTGTCTCCATCAGCGATGTTCCCGGCCGCGGTGGCTTGGTGGGCGCTCAGCGGGCTAACCTATATCGCAGGCAACGCCCCATTCACCGCGCTCCTGCAATCGATGGTGCCGAACCATCTGCAGGGTCGGGTTCTCTCGCTTCTTGCCACGCTCATGGGATTGGCGACGCCTGTCGGGCTCGGGCTTGCAACGCCGCTCGGCGAACTGATCGGGGTGCGCTGGCTGTTCGTCACCTTGGGCATTCTTGGTGCTGTCGTCACGCTACTCGGCTTCCTCTCGCCGCAGCTCCGCAACTTGCGGCTCTCGATGGGAGAGGCGCGCTAA
- a CDS encoding metallophosphoesterase codes for MRLWVLSDLHLEQSTWDLPERRPEYDVLVAAGDIHRATAAVRWLSDRAGAKPVVYITGNHEWYSPRADFTIEDELAEARELARGTQVNLLHNQELIIEGVRFLGTPLWTDFELTGDPARSMTFARQWMNDYSLIYSRVHSVLEPTETRAWHAHSRAWLAERLGERHPDARRTVVVTHHLPHRSSIHPRYVGDPLTPAFCSDLSSLVEGGTVDLWIHGHTHSSCDYLANSCRVLCNPKGCGPVSGRLRMENAAFDPELVIDI; via the coding sequence TTGCGCCTATGGGTACTCTCAGACCTGCATCTTGAGCAAAGCACCTGGGATCTGCCCGAGAGGCGTCCCGAGTACGATGTACTCGTTGCTGCCGGTGATATCCATCGGGCTACGGCCGCGGTACGTTGGCTGTCCGATCGTGCGGGTGCTAAGCCTGTCGTGTATATCACCGGTAATCACGAATGGTATAGCCCGAGAGCTGACTTCACCATCGAAGATGAGCTGGCTGAGGCACGGGAGCTTGCTCGCGGAACGCAGGTGAATCTCTTACACAATCAGGAGCTAATTATTGAGGGTGTGCGGTTTCTCGGAACTCCGCTTTGGACCGATTTCGAGTTGACCGGTGATCCGGCTCGTTCAATGACCTTCGCCCGCCAATGGATGAACGACTACAGTTTGATCTACTCCAGGGTGCATTCGGTGCTGGAACCTACCGAGACTCGTGCTTGGCACGCGCATTCCCGCGCGTGGCTGGCGGAGCGTCTCGGAGAGCGTCACCCCGATGCTCGCAGGACGGTCGTCGTTACGCATCACCTACCCCATAGAAGCTCGATACATCCTCGATATGTTGGTGATCCCCTCACACCGGCGTTCTGCTCGGATCTGAGTAGTCTCGTGGAAGGCGGCACAGTGGATCTTTGGATCCACGGTCACACTCACAGCTCATGTGATTATTTGGCGAATTCCTGCCGAGTGCTCTGCAATCCGAAAGGTTGTGGTCCGGTTTCCGGTCGGTTGCGGATGGAGAATGCCGCTTTCGACCCAGAATTGGTCATCGACATCTGA
- a CDS encoding IS3 family transposase (programmed frameshift), protein MGKQTGQYPAEVRDRAVRLVLEHQGEHASQWEAIVSIASKIGCTAETLRRWVRQAERDSGSRPGVTSEERDRIRALERENRELRKANEILRKASAYFCPGEARPPVQAMIAFIDYHREVYGDEPICRVLPIAPSTYFERVAQRHDPCRRSPRTRRDEDLKAKIARVHADNFNVYGARKVWRQLLREKVSVARCTVERLMRELGLKGVVRGKQVRTTISDKAAPCPLDRVNRNFRAAAPNRLWVSDFTYVSTWAGFVYVAFVIDTYARRIVGWRASRTAHASFVLDALEQAVHDRRPVHRGGLVHHSDRGLKYLSITYSERLAEAGIEPSVGSVGDSYDNALAETINGLYKAEVIHRRGPWKSFEAVEYATLEWVDWFNNRRLLEPIGNIPPAEAKARYYAMLDETRIAA, encoded by the exons ATGGGAAAGCAGACAGGACAATATCCGGCTGAGGTGCGCGATCGCGCGGTGCGGCTGGTTCTCGAGCATCAGGGGGAGCATGCGTCGCAATGGGAGGCGATCGTCTCGATTGCTTCGAAGATCGGTTGCACGGCGGAGACGCTGCGCCGCTGGGTGAGGCAGGCGGAGCGGGACAGCGGCTCGCGGCCTGGTGTGACGAGCGAGGAGCGCGATCGTATCCGGGCGCTGGAGCGTGAGAACCGGGAGCTGCGGAAGGCGAATGAGATCCTGCGCAAGGCGTCTGCCTATT TTTGCCCAGGCGAAGCTCGACCGCCCGTTCAAGCGATGATCGCGTTCATCGACTATCACCGAGAAGTTTATGGGGACGAGCCGATCTGCAGGGTGCTGCCGATTGCCCCGTCGACTTACTTCGAGCGTGTCGCGCAGCGGCACGATCCATGCCGACGGTCTCCACGGACACGGCGTGATGAAGATCTCAAGGCGAAGATCGCGCGTGTGCATGCCGACAATTTCAACGTCTACGGCGCGCGCAAGGTTTGGCGTCAGTTGCTCCGCGAGAAGGTCTCGGTCGCCCGCTGCACGGTGGAGCGGCTAATGCGCGAACTCGGTCTCAAGGGGGTCGTCCGCGGCAAGCAAGTGCGGACCACGATCAGCGACAAGGCCGCGCCGTGTCCGCTCGATCGCGTCAATCGCAACTTCCGGGCGGCAGCGCCGAACCGGCTCTGGGTGTCCGACTTCACCTACGTGTCGACCTGGGCGGGCTTCGTCTATGTCGCCTTCGTCATCGACACTTATGCCAGACGGATCGTCGGCTGGCGCGCCAGCAGGACGGCGCATGCCAGCTTCGTCCTCGATGCTCTGGAGCAAGCCGTGCACGATCGCAGGCCAGTACATCGCGGAGGCCTCGTTCACCACAGCGACCGCGGATTGAAATATCTGTCCATCACGTACAGCGAGCGGCTTGCCGAAGCCGGCATCGAACCCTCGGTCGGCAGCGTCGGCGACAGCTACGACAATGCCTTGGCCGAGACGATAAACGGCCTCTACAAGGCCGAGGTGATCCACCGTCGTGGTCCGTGGAAATCGTTCGAGGCCGTCGAATATGCCACGCTCGAATGGGTCGACTGGTTCAACAATCGCAGGCTGCTCGAGCCGATCGGGAACATCCCACCAGCCGAAGCCAAAGCACGCTACTACGCCATGCTCGACGAAACACGCATAGCCGCGTAA
- a CDS encoding transposase: MQRFEVFTGAGRRRNWPSEVKASIVAESFSGRETVCAVARRHALSPSQLFTWRRALRKQFEHRGVTLPAVPAFVPAVVEAQPADAPVQTGKHSKKRRRSKGPAIELEIADVVVKIGRGADTGVIAAVIEALRATR, from the coding sequence GTGCAGCGCTTCGAGGTGTTCACCGGTGCCGGGAGGCGACGAAACTGGCCGTCGGAGGTGAAGGCATCAATCGTCGCCGAGAGCTTTTCGGGCCGGGAGACGGTATGCGCGGTTGCGCGGCGGCACGCGCTGAGCCCTTCGCAGCTGTTCACCTGGCGTCGCGCGTTGCGCAAGCAGTTCGAACATCGGGGCGTGACGTTGCCGGCCGTGCCGGCGTTCGTGCCGGCCGTGGTAGAGGCACAACCTGCCGATGCGCCTGTGCAGACAGGCAAGCACTCGAAGAAGCGCCGACGTTCGAAGGGGCCTGCGATCGAGCTCGAGATCGCTGATGTGGTGGTGAAGATTGGTCGCGGCGCCGATACCGGCGTGATTGCCGCGGTGATCGAGGCGCTCAGGGCAACGCGATGA
- a CDS encoding antitoxin Xre/MbcA/ParS toxin-binding domain-containing protein yields MITPALGLDGRCPTDLVRNADGLTKVRLFLQRIEYGVYT; encoded by the coding sequence ATGATCACGCCAGCTTTGGGGCTGGATGGAAGATGCCCGACTGATCTGGTGCGCAATGCGGATGGCCTGACTAAGGTGAGGCTCTTCCTGCAACGGATCGAGTATGGCGTATATACCTGA
- a CDS encoding helix-turn-helix domain-containing protein, with the protein MDAARPALQIPAVSKIRDSSVRDKVAAAIRHHRKLSGQSQEKVAHRARIDRSFYGRIERGTQNLALETLCLIALALEIHPSELLRDIESSDLLELKGSRVGPLG; encoded by the coding sequence GTGGACGCTGCGCGGCCGGCACTTCAGATACCTGCTGTGTCTAAAATCAGAGATAGCTCGGTACGCGACAAGGTCGCGGCAGCGATACGGCACCACAGGAAACTGAGCGGCCAGTCCCAGGAGAAAGTCGCACATCGCGCCCGCATCGACAGATCGTTCTACGGCCGGATCGAGCGCGGAACTCAGAACCTCGCTCTGGAGACGCTATGCCTCATTGCCCTGGCTCTTGAGATCCATCCGAGCGAGCTATTGAGGGACATTGAAAGCTCGGACTTATTGGAATTGAAGGGTAGCAGAGTGGGCCCGCTTGGCTGA